A region of the Penicillium psychrofluorescens genome assembly, chromosome: 6 genome:
GCTTGCCCCGCTGCGTGGAATCGAAGTAATACTCTGTTCCGGCAAACAACACGATCCACGAAACTACAAACTCGCAGATCTGGTCTCCCACCGCGACGGGTAGACGGACGTATGCGAGCACAGTTAGGAATAGTGACAGTAATGCGCGCCATAGGGTATGGTACGATGTGAAGGCTCGGGGACCGGCTGTTCCACCACTTGCGCTTGCGGgagcgagggagagggaTGATAACAGTGCCGTGCTCAATTCGAGACTAGTCTCGGTAGATGAGGGCTGTGTGCCGctccgctgctgctgcttctgatACCGTGCACGCCGCTCATTAGCCGCTTCAGCATCCTGGCGCACTTTTTCCCACACGCGTCGGTACAGACGCTCCCAGCGCGGGAACTCGGGTTCAATGCGCGAGGCCATGAAGTCACCTGCCCCTTTGGCCATTGCTTCAATAGCCGAGCAGGCCGCGGTGATGACGAatgtttcttcttggaagCCGTACTGGTCTGGCTGTGATGTGGTGTCGGTGTCTGAGGTGCGTGAGATGAGGGTCTTTGAGGAAGAACCGTTGGTCAATGATGAAGGGAAGATGATTCGCGCGGCGACTGAGTTCCAGAGGTCGTTGATGAGAGGTAAGAAACTGTTCTCGTTTTGTGCGAGAACGGGGAGCACGTCGGTGAGCATTGAGAGGAGAGAGCGTCGGAGGTACGGCgatggagaggagaggtGGGAGGGGATCGATTTGACgatgtggagaaggaggttgtgTGTTTTACTCAGTGGCTTTTCGCTGTCTTCAGGCTcttttggtggtggtaatgGTTCGTCAGACTCGGCTTGCTGCAGAAGCTCTTCCACGGATTCTGGCTCCTTCGGTGGTTGTTTGTAGGTTTCGGACCAGGGCTGTTTTGGATGTGAGACTTTCCCCTCTGAGtcggccagctcttcttcagcgtGCTTCGCTCGCTTGGATTTCCTGTCGGCAATGTCCTTGGCAATAGTAGAGATAGCTAGCCGCTGGTACAACGACTTGCGACGATTGTAGGAGCTGTTGTCTCTGCCGTCGTCAATAGTTAACAGGGATTGCTTCTTGGCCCCCTCTTCAACTATGCTGCCCAAAGTCTTGAACATCATCTCCACAAGCTTTGGATAGCCGTGATAGAGATCCAAGATTCCGAATATTGAGTCGACTAGGTCATCCAGATATGGAACAAGTCGCCCACCACACAGTTTGACCATCATAAACAGAACCTGTGGCGGGTATGGCGACACGTCAAACGTGTTAAGCTTCAGAGCTACCGAGTTAACCAGATAATCCACATTCTCAATGATCATTGAACTTGTGTCGGCATAGTTGCACGCAGTCGTCAAAACGTTCAGGCAGGTCATGGCATGCTGTTGGAGATTGGAGTTGCTGGATGCGAGCAGTTGCAGTGTTGGGTATAAAGCATCCATGAGCTCAGGCCGGAATActtcgccgagctgctgggcctgaaGGGCAATGGCCTCTAGTGCTAGCGCTGATATACGCCAGTCTTGAGATGTGCCGGCTGACTGTTCGTTCAATATTGTTAAAGAGGTGTAATACAGCTCTTCAATCATACTTGAGCGTGCAGACAGTGAGGGTTGCTGCTCTACATGGTCGAGAGACACAAAGTCGTCAAATCCAGCAGAAAAGTGCGAATTATCTCTCAGGAATGTCAAGGACAGCCAGAATGGAGCAATGACGGATTCATCGGATAAAGCATGCACGCGGTTGACGATTGACCGTGTTATATCATTTCCAGAACCCGAACTGTTTAGCGTGATGATCATCGAGCGTAGGTCTTTCAAAGTTTGCTGCTGGCTCGTGTGCGTCATCAATACAGGTGGGAAACTTCTAGTTTCGCCACTCAATTGAAGCACCTCAAGGTTGAGATCACCCGGCGATGCCAAAGGTTGTAGGGCATTGTTGCTCTTGATTGCCGCCCCAACACTGTCGCATAACCCCGACGCCAGGCTACTGGTGAGCAAGTCTGATCCTGACTGAACCTGAGACAAGACTTGAAAGGCTGTTGATATTTGTCGAACTCCCCATTGTTTCGCTGTCTCATCATTGCTGTGCATGATCCGCGGGAAAGAGGTCAGCCACGTGTGGAGTGATTCTTTGAGGGACTCGAGCACAGGCGGATAGACCGTGGCCAGGTGGACCAGCGTCGTGAATGCTTTATTGGGCGATAGGTCCCCCTGATCCGCCAGAACTACAACCGTTTGcaccatcaaggagatggcgtCGGCAAGGGTGACCTGGCACTCCTCAATGACCATCAAGCAGAGATTCAATAAAGCGGCCTGCACTTCGGGACGTTCATGACGTCGAACCTGAATGGCATTGGCTAATGCCAGTTTGATTTGGGTCGTCGTTGCCTTCAACCAAGAACCATCCAGAACCAGCTTATCATCCTCTGGCGGAATTGAGACGGCGTTTGTCGTGGCGGTGGCAACACAGTCATTGAGCACGGCCCGAACCAATTCGGTAAAAATCTCAAGACATGTCTGGAGCAGCTTGTACGATCGCCGAGCTTGCGTAGTTGGCTTGAGTACTTTCGTCAGTGCTGAAACAGTACGTGGCATGATACTGGCCAGCACGACGCGATCCGTAATGCGAGCGTACAGGGCTTGCAGGGATCTGGCAGCCGCCAAGCAGGCCTCGTCCGATCTCTCATCAACCAGCCCCTCGAGTAAGATATAAACCGTTTGATCAACAACCGTAGCGGTGCCGATTTCATGGAAAATCGTCTGCTCCGCTACCGACCCCTCCAACACATTAAATATCGTCCTCAGACAGTTAAACCCGGCAATGGCCAGCTCTTCCGATGCTTCTGGTTTTAGAGGTTCCTTCCCATCACCATGACTTGGCGAACCTCCAATTATAAGCGTTAACAGGATGATCAACTGCTTGCCTAATGCTGGAGACATGCGTTGCTGCCAGCCATCGGCCACCAAGATTTGCAAACAATTCACTGCGGATTCCAGA
Encoded here:
- a CDS encoding uncharacterized protein (ID:PFLUO_009508-T1.cds;~source:funannotate), with product MDNTQRQETFGKLREPCVELSSIGLKFRGNQATAAEVFQAVEPVHKVLKQFAAKNALDEKLAEYAFFPLTHIFNDTKRLSARCLESAVNCLQILVADGWQQRMSPALGKQLIILLTLIIGGSPSHGDGKEPLKPEASEELAIAGFNCLRTIFNVLEGSVAEQTIFHEIGTATVVDQTVYILLEGLVDERSDEACLAAARSLQALYARITDRVVLASIMPRTVSALTKVLKPTTQARRSYKLLQTCLEIFTELVRAVLNDCVATATTNAVSIPPEDDKLVLDGSWLKATTTQIKLALANAIQVRRHERPEVQAALLNLCLMVIEECQVTLADAISLMVQTVVVLADQGDLSPNKAFTTLVHLATVYPPVLESLKESLHTWLTSFPRIMHSNDETAKQWGVRQISTAFQVLSQVQSGSDLLTSSLASGLCDSVGAAIKSNNALQPLASPGDLNLEVLQLSGETRSFPPVLMTHTSQQQTLKDLRSMIITLNSSGSGNDITRSIVNRVHALSDESVIAPFWLSLTFLRDNSHFSAGFDDFVSLDHVEQQPSLSARSSMIEELYYTSLTILNEQSAGTSQDWRISALALEAIALQAQQLGEVFRPELMDALYPTLQLLASSNSNLQQHAMTCLNVLTTACNYADTSSMIIENVDYLVNSVALKLNTFDVSPYPPQVLFMMVKLCGGRLVPYLDDLVDSIFGILDLYHGYPKLVEMMFKTLGSIVEEGAKKQSLLTIDDGRDNSSYNRRKSLYQRLAISTIAKDIADRKSKRAKHAEEELADSEGKVSHPKQPWSETYKQPPKEPESVEELLQQAESDEPLPPPKEPEDSEKPLSKTHNLLLHIVKSIPSHLSSPSPYLRRSLLSMLTDVLPVLAQNENSFLPLINDLWNSVAARIIFPSSLTNGSSSKTLISRTSDTDTTSQPDQYGFQEETFVITAACSAIEAMAKGAGDFMASRIEPEFPRWERLYRRVWEKVRQDAEAANERRARYQKQQQRSGTQPSSTETSLELSTALLSSLSLAPASASGGTAGPRAFTSYHTLWRALLSLFLTVLAYVRLPVAVGDQICEFVVSWIVLFAGTEYYFDSTQRGKQTAGPEDPVLLQSVEGAIQTMEAWNADLTWFLFVQHRCKQRGGGTTRDLVSVGSGESHGLSVKVFGEKVSFAVAVF